One Pseudochaenichthys georgianus chromosome 4, fPseGeo1.2, whole genome shotgun sequence DNA window includes the following coding sequences:
- the bcl6aa gene encoding BCL6A transcription repressor a isoform X1 gives MQEVSRKALPEFDKMACAADSCIQFTRHASDVLLNLNRLRSRDILTDVTILVNRQQFRAHKTVLMACSGLFYTIFTDSHKCNLNAISLDPKVDPEGFAILLEFMYTSRLTLKESLIMAIMNTAIYLQMDHVVDTCHRFIKSSDPSAKLPRDEFLISPLVLPQDVHAYRPHDVIDSLHSRVNPFRDGRPYGSNMFSGVSTPSNYHLYGQFPMPGFPFPLCKLTDAKNAFADLSKSGIHHCSPHDSANIIRAEYSRALGTSSSSIIHSTTYASREVGRDEEMRKESHEGVSQSISHGARKRAFPVLTLEHHRESGKDHAPQAEEDLIHQHYPLGISSTGRKSLMSSPQSPLKSDCQPNSPTESSSSKNATLSQAAAVQAPQGAQETKSRNWKKYKFIVQNQSAKEDEVGLRSPQRLGLLPYLHPSDSENLDPQATSRSSDHSEELPVPQASRLNNIISSALEGSLRNGDSHAPHYLSRLNCSTCGTPSPQHSEVCPNTPRSRLPEDMAELHSEYSDSSCENGTFFCNECDSKFAEDGALKQHVLQVHSDKPYKCDRCQAAFRYKGNLASHKTVHTGEKPYRCNICGAQFNRPANLKTHTRIHSGEKPYKCETCGARFVQVAHLRAHVLIHTGEKPYPCEICGTRFRHLQTLKSHLRIHTGEKPYHCEKCNLHFRHKSQLRLHLRQKHGAITNTKIQYRMTTPDMPTDLTKAC, from the exons ATGCAAGAAGTTTCTAGGAAAGCGCTACCAG AATTTGACAAAATGGCTTGTGCAGCAGACAGCTGCATACAATTCACACGCCATGCAAGCGACGTCCTGCTGAACCTGAACCGGCTGCGCAGCAGAGATATCCTCACAGACGTCACCATCCTGGTGAACAGGCAGCAGTTTCGTGCGCACAAGACGGTTCTCATGGCTTGCAG TGGGTTGTTTTACACCATCTTTACTGACTCCCACAAGTGCAACCTTAACGCCATCAGTCTGGATCCCAAGGTGGACCCAGAGGGCTTCGCCATCCTGCTGGAGTTCATGTACACCTCCCGCCTCACACTGAAGGAGAGTCTGATCATGGCCATCATGAACACGGCCATCTACCTGCAGATGGACCACGTGGTGGACACCTGCCACAGATTCATCAAGTCCAG TGATCCCTCCGCCAAGCTGCCGAGAGATGAGTTCCTGATCAGCCCCTTGGTGCTGCCTCAGGATGTCCATGCTTACCGGCCCCACGATGTTATTGACAGTTTGCACAGCCGGGTCAATCCATTCAGGGATGGGAGGCCCTACGGTTCAAACATGTTCAGTGGTGTCAGCACCCCCAGCAACTACCACCTCTACGGGCAGTTTCCCATGCCAGGGTTCCCTTTCCCGCTCTGCAAGCTGACTGATGCCAAAAACGCTTTTGCTGACCTCTCTAAGAGTGGTATCCACCATTGTTCTCCGCATGACAGCGCCAACATCATCAGGGCAGAATACAGTCGAGCACTCGGCACCAGCTCCTCCAGCATTATTCACTCCACCACCTACGCTTCCAGGGAGGTAGGCAGAGACGAGGAGATGCGGAAGGAGAGCCACGAGGGGGTCAGCCAGTCGATCAGCCACGGTGCAAGGAAGCGCGCGTTTCCTGTGTTGACCCTCGAGCACCACAGAGAGTCAGGGAAAGATCACGCTCCTCAGGCAGAGGAAGACCTGATCCATCAGCACTACCCGCTGGGAATCTCCTCCACTGGGCGCAAGAGCCTCATGAGCAGCCCGCAGAGCCCCCTCAAATCAGACTGCCAGCCCAACTCCCCAACAGAGTCCAGCAGCAGCAAGAACGCCACGCTCTCCCAGGCGGCCGCAGTGCAGGCTCCGCAAGGCGCGCAGGAGACCAAATCCCGCAACTGGAAGAAGTACAAGTTCATCGTGCAGAATCAGAGCGCCAAGGAAGACGAGGTGGGGCTCCGGTCCCCTCAGCGTCTGGGTCTGCTACCCTACCTCCACCCCAGCGACTCAGAGAACCTGGACCCTCAAGCCACGAGCAGGAGCAGCGACCACAGCGAGGAGCTCCCTGTGCCGCAGGCCAGCCGCCTCAACAACATCATCAGCAG TGCACTGGAGGGGTCGCTGAGGAACGGGGACAGCCACGCTCCGCACTACTTGAGCCGCCTGAACTGCTCGACCTGCGGCACCCCCTCCCCGCAGCACTCGGAGGTCTGTCCCAACACCCCCAGGTCCCGGCTACCTGAGGACATGGCAGAGCTGCACTCGGAGTACTCCGACTCCAGCTGTG AAAACGGCACATTCTTCTGTAACGAGTGCGACTCCAAGTTCGCTGAAGACGGGGCGCTGAAGCAACACGTGCTCCAGGTGCACAGCGACAAGCCCTACAAGTGTGACCGCTGCCAGGCCGCCTTCCGCTACAAGGGCAACCTCGCCAGCCACAAGACCGTGCACACCG GAGAGAAGCCGTACCGCTGTAATATCTGCGGGGCTCAGTTTAACAGACCAGCGAACCTCAAGACTCACACTCGCATCCACTCAGGAGAGAAGCCATACAAGTGTGAGACGTGTGGAGCTCGTTTCGTACAG gttGCTCATCTCCGTGCCCATGTGTTGATCCACACGGGGGAGAAGCCATATCCCTGTGAGATCTGTGGAACACGCTTCCGCCACCTGCAGACGCTGAAGAGCCACCTGCgcattcacacaggagaaaagcCCTATCAT TGTGAGAAATGCAACTTGCACTTCCGCCACAAGAGTCAGCTACGGTTGCATCTCAGACAGAAGCACGGCGCCATCACTAACACGAAGATCCAGTACCGCATGACCACGCCCGACATGCCCACTGACCTGACCAAGGCGTGCTGA
- the bcl6aa gene encoding BCL6A transcription repressor a isoform X2, protein MACAADSCIQFTRHASDVLLNLNRLRSRDILTDVTILVNRQQFRAHKTVLMACSGLFYTIFTDSHKCNLNAISLDPKVDPEGFAILLEFMYTSRLTLKESLIMAIMNTAIYLQMDHVVDTCHRFIKSSDPSAKLPRDEFLISPLVLPQDVHAYRPHDVIDSLHSRVNPFRDGRPYGSNMFSGVSTPSNYHLYGQFPMPGFPFPLCKLTDAKNAFADLSKSGIHHCSPHDSANIIRAEYSRALGTSSSSIIHSTTYASREVGRDEEMRKESHEGVSQSISHGARKRAFPVLTLEHHRESGKDHAPQAEEDLIHQHYPLGISSTGRKSLMSSPQSPLKSDCQPNSPTESSSSKNATLSQAAAVQAPQGAQETKSRNWKKYKFIVQNQSAKEDEVGLRSPQRLGLLPYLHPSDSENLDPQATSRSSDHSEELPVPQASRLNNIISSALEGSLRNGDSHAPHYLSRLNCSTCGTPSPQHSEVCPNTPRSRLPEDMAELHSEYSDSSCENGTFFCNECDSKFAEDGALKQHVLQVHSDKPYKCDRCQAAFRYKGNLASHKTVHTGEKPYRCNICGAQFNRPANLKTHTRIHSGEKPYKCETCGARFVQVAHLRAHVLIHTGEKPYPCEICGTRFRHLQTLKSHLRIHTGEKPYHCEKCNLHFRHKSQLRLHLRQKHGAITNTKIQYRMTTPDMPTDLTKAC, encoded by the exons ATGGCTTGTGCAGCAGACAGCTGCATACAATTCACACGCCATGCAAGCGACGTCCTGCTGAACCTGAACCGGCTGCGCAGCAGAGATATCCTCACAGACGTCACCATCCTGGTGAACAGGCAGCAGTTTCGTGCGCACAAGACGGTTCTCATGGCTTGCAG TGGGTTGTTTTACACCATCTTTACTGACTCCCACAAGTGCAACCTTAACGCCATCAGTCTGGATCCCAAGGTGGACCCAGAGGGCTTCGCCATCCTGCTGGAGTTCATGTACACCTCCCGCCTCACACTGAAGGAGAGTCTGATCATGGCCATCATGAACACGGCCATCTACCTGCAGATGGACCACGTGGTGGACACCTGCCACAGATTCATCAAGTCCAG TGATCCCTCCGCCAAGCTGCCGAGAGATGAGTTCCTGATCAGCCCCTTGGTGCTGCCTCAGGATGTCCATGCTTACCGGCCCCACGATGTTATTGACAGTTTGCACAGCCGGGTCAATCCATTCAGGGATGGGAGGCCCTACGGTTCAAACATGTTCAGTGGTGTCAGCACCCCCAGCAACTACCACCTCTACGGGCAGTTTCCCATGCCAGGGTTCCCTTTCCCGCTCTGCAAGCTGACTGATGCCAAAAACGCTTTTGCTGACCTCTCTAAGAGTGGTATCCACCATTGTTCTCCGCATGACAGCGCCAACATCATCAGGGCAGAATACAGTCGAGCACTCGGCACCAGCTCCTCCAGCATTATTCACTCCACCACCTACGCTTCCAGGGAGGTAGGCAGAGACGAGGAGATGCGGAAGGAGAGCCACGAGGGGGTCAGCCAGTCGATCAGCCACGGTGCAAGGAAGCGCGCGTTTCCTGTGTTGACCCTCGAGCACCACAGAGAGTCAGGGAAAGATCACGCTCCTCAGGCAGAGGAAGACCTGATCCATCAGCACTACCCGCTGGGAATCTCCTCCACTGGGCGCAAGAGCCTCATGAGCAGCCCGCAGAGCCCCCTCAAATCAGACTGCCAGCCCAACTCCCCAACAGAGTCCAGCAGCAGCAAGAACGCCACGCTCTCCCAGGCGGCCGCAGTGCAGGCTCCGCAAGGCGCGCAGGAGACCAAATCCCGCAACTGGAAGAAGTACAAGTTCATCGTGCAGAATCAGAGCGCCAAGGAAGACGAGGTGGGGCTCCGGTCCCCTCAGCGTCTGGGTCTGCTACCCTACCTCCACCCCAGCGACTCAGAGAACCTGGACCCTCAAGCCACGAGCAGGAGCAGCGACCACAGCGAGGAGCTCCCTGTGCCGCAGGCCAGCCGCCTCAACAACATCATCAGCAG TGCACTGGAGGGGTCGCTGAGGAACGGGGACAGCCACGCTCCGCACTACTTGAGCCGCCTGAACTGCTCGACCTGCGGCACCCCCTCCCCGCAGCACTCGGAGGTCTGTCCCAACACCCCCAGGTCCCGGCTACCTGAGGACATGGCAGAGCTGCACTCGGAGTACTCCGACTCCAGCTGTG AAAACGGCACATTCTTCTGTAACGAGTGCGACTCCAAGTTCGCTGAAGACGGGGCGCTGAAGCAACACGTGCTCCAGGTGCACAGCGACAAGCCCTACAAGTGTGACCGCTGCCAGGCCGCCTTCCGCTACAAGGGCAACCTCGCCAGCCACAAGACCGTGCACACCG GAGAGAAGCCGTACCGCTGTAATATCTGCGGGGCTCAGTTTAACAGACCAGCGAACCTCAAGACTCACACTCGCATCCACTCAGGAGAGAAGCCATACAAGTGTGAGACGTGTGGAGCTCGTTTCGTACAG gttGCTCATCTCCGTGCCCATGTGTTGATCCACACGGGGGAGAAGCCATATCCCTGTGAGATCTGTGGAACACGCTTCCGCCACCTGCAGACGCTGAAGAGCCACCTGCgcattcacacaggagaaaagcCCTATCAT TGTGAGAAATGCAACTTGCACTTCCGCCACAAGAGTCAGCTACGGTTGCATCTCAGACAGAAGCACGGCGCCATCACTAACACGAAGATCCAGTACCGCATGACCACGCCCGACATGCCCACTGACCTGACCAAGGCGTGCTGA